The DNA sequence TACAGTGAGATTGCTTTTGGTGCAgatgaaatttcattttttttagtcGACGAAGTGCGTTTCATTCTATCATACGAACTTTAATGAATCACAGTGTGTTCCCATGGTCATGATCTATGGTAATTTCAATCAGTTGGTCTACAATGCAAAGAACACAGTGACAGGGATGTAGGCAATATGTAGCTCTGCCGGATTATCATCTTACCACTGAAATTTCTTTGCCTCTAGTTCCATGtgaaattttgatggaatatttTCTTTGCGCTTTTTTGATTGTTAATGATGTAAAAGATTGCTACTGTTAGGTATACTGTTGCAGTGGCACAAGTTGCAGTATGTTGCAGTCGACCCGTCGTTAGATTTTTTTAATCAATAAATACCATTATTTTCATTTCCTGCTTTACTTGTGACTCCACCACACAGCTGTGTTATagataaaaaatgtgaaatttcatctcaGCATTGTAAATTGTTTTGCACAAACACTTGCACaacgcttgcaagatgaaagcagagctgaccatttgcagtatagtcgacaggaccgattgcggacctctggtacagagcctagtgaagggtctgaatcagaggctcagaaggttctgcaacagtgtaggctgcagattcctcgacttgcgccaaagggtgggtgggtttcgggttcctctgaataggtcaggtgtccactatgcgcaggaggcggctacacaggtagcaggggctgtgtggcgtggactgggaggtttttttaggttagagggtctcgggaaaacactagaagggcttcagtcacaaagggtgcaggccgaacacaggaagaacgtagatacaggactcattggtataacagttgtaaattctcgtagctctgttgggaaagtaccagagctccaagcgctaatagaaaacactgatggtCAAATctttgaaagctggctaaagccgaatataagctcagccgaaatttttgtgaagaacctaacgggtggcgtgtttgttgctgttagaagtactttaacttgtcgcgaaatagaAGTAGATTAGTGTTAGTAGAGTTAGTGTGGGtggatgtcattgttggcaacgggataaaataatgattggatccttttaccgacctcccaattcagatgatacagttgctgaaagatttaaagaaaacttgagtttgatttcaaacacgtacccgactcatacgattatagttggtggtgactttaatttaccctcgatatgttggcgatattacatgtttaattccggaggtacgcataaaatatcatccgaaattgtgctaaacgcattctctgaaaattatttcgagcagttgtgcattttcaacttctcgcggcggaataaatagtccattaaatttcgggcatgcagccgcgcaaataaaatttcctccactgatatttcggccgcgtatcgtctgggcatcctcagagtgagtcacaagcctaacgacaagattttttttgtttattgtaattttaaaacctttacagaaaggtaggccggcagcagcctatctatgccgctcttcggtcacagaaaaaacaaacatgaaACAGGAAGACGTACAAACAAACATACATGGAGGATAAAAACAGGAGgcatacatattaaaataaatgaagGCGTTCAAGGACGCACTGTTATATAAAAACGTTCAGCACTGTACACAACGGAGACACACAGTTTCACACGTGAACGGAAGAGCACTGAAGGAGAAACACTAACTGACGGGAAGACAAACACTAGCGACGATCTCCAGCGCACTAAAAACATACTGTGCACACGAAAAAGCCAGGGGCCTGCCAGAGGAAAGAGGTGATGGTAGGAGGGAGTGGGTGGGGGAAGATGCCAGTGCgagagaagaagggagggggagggtagagggtagagggtggtgtggaagcccagggtgggggagggagggaggagggagagaagggaaagtgGGTGTGctggaggaaaaacacaggaagaggaaggggaggatcaaagctgGTAGGAGGGCTAGATGGAGAGGACGAGAGCATCATCAGGGAgtgggagttggcggaagccaccctgggcaagggtatggagtgtggaaaGCTGGAGAGTGGGTGGGATGGAGAtgtacaggtgcggcagtggatgggggtgggaaaggatgggagagacaagcgggtgaggggatcaagtttacgggaggtgtaaaggatccgtatccgttcaaggaagaggaggaggtgtgggaaaggaattaagtcgtagaggatccgcatgggggaagggaggcggatgcgataggcgagacgGAGCGTAAggtgttccaggatttgaagggacttgtagaaggtaggaggggcaaAGATCCATgcgggatgggcataacagaggatgtggcggatgagggatttataggtgtggaggattgtggaggggtccagaccccatgtgcggccagaaaggagcttgaggaggcggagtcgggagtgtgccttggcttggatcgtccggagatgggggctccaggagagacgacggtcaagggtgacgccaagatacttgagGATGGGGGTGAGGTTAATAGGACAGCCATATACGGCGAGGtaaaaatcaaggaggcggaaggaaggggtggttttgcctacaatgatcgcctgggttttggaaggattgaccttgagctgtcactggttacaccaagtggtgaaccagtgaagatgggattggagaaggtgcagggagcgttgcagggtgggggcgagggcaaggaggGCGGTGTCATCGAAGTATTGGAGAAGGTGTAAGGGGGGTgaaggcggtggcatgtccgccgtgtaaagAAGgtggagaagaggggagaggacggaaccttggggcacaacAGCGGACAGgtgaaaggtgtaggaatccgtgttatggatggtgacataggaaggacggtgagaaaggaaggaggcgatcagacggacgtagttaagagaaagggcgaaggtttggagcttgaagaagagaccggaatgccagacacggtcgtaggcgcgCTCAagatgaaggagaaggtcatcggtagagaaggacggccgaaagccacattgggtagagggaaggaggcgctactggtggatgcgtcgggtgaggatggagaCGACAAGCTGCCAAGCAcgaccttatatgctccaccgcggcggtactgcgcatgcggatTTTTTAAATCTTtccatcactgtaattcatggaatgtccTGTATCAATCCAATGTTCGGgctcagctgacttgtctggctgtaataagcgtgtgtatcttcgatgctccacaattctctcatgaacggtgcgcgttgtttgacctatgtacgacttctcacaatttccgcatgGAATCTGATATACACCCGCTTTACAAAGCTGTAAATCGACCTTcccagagccgagtaaagctgcaatcttcgtggggggccggaagatcacgttaacacagtgtttctcaagaatacggcctatattcggggaaagagcacccacatagggcgaAAACGCgctagatctgaaggaattactatcttcttccccatcacatacctgtaTTCTAGGTTTTGTACTGAATGCGCTACGAATTTGTTGCagagaaaatccattcgatttaaaaatgctcttgaggtatgtgagctcttcttgcaaattgtctttatcggatGTACAGTGCGCCCTATGccctaaggtcttaaggacacttATGGTCTGTGAagagtgatggcagctactggcatgaagatatagatttgtgtgtgttgcttTCTGATACATGGCATGTACTAATGCCCCATCAACTTTActgcgaacgacaacatccaaaaaagGGGAGACATCCGTCTTTTTCTATTTCTGTAGTAAATTTGATGCTAGCATGGacggaattcaaatgctcaagaaatcgatgtaattcatccatcccgtgcaaccataccacaaatgtgtcgtccacgtacctccagaagaccgttggtttaaaacttgctgagtccagggccttgtcctcgaagtcttccatgaataaattagctaccagaggggagggggggattcCCATAGCAACGccatcaatctgctcataaaattcaccattaatgTGAACAGAGATAATGgctttaatttggacaaagcatggaatccggctcttggggtaattaaactgcagagaagccgtcatggtgtcaccgccgccgttcatacatcgataagcgaatcgaatgtctgtacgcgcatgtgtaagcgtatttctttgccaccgaccagcatctgtgatccgcatgcgcagtaccgccgcggtggagcatataaggccacgcttggcatcttgtcgtcagtcctgtgactcactctgaggatgaccggacgatacgcggccgaaatataagtggaggaaattttatttgcgcggctgcatgcccgaaatttgatGAAcgatttcgaacagttagttcatgaggccacgcgaatagtaaacggttgcgaaaacacacttgacctcttagcagcaaataatcctgagttaataacgagcatcaaaaccgatacagggattagtgaacgcagggttgtcgtagcgagattgcatattgtaatccccaaatcctccaaaaataaatgaaaaatatacctattcaaaaaagcagataaaaattcacttgacgccttcctgagaaacaatctccgCTCATTCCAAAtatataatataagtgtagaccagatgtggcttgaattcaaagaaatagtttcggcagcaattgagagatttataccaaataaattaacaaactacggagctgatcctccttggtacacaaaacgggtcagaacactgttgcagaaacaacgaaacaaacatgccaaattttaacggacgcaaaatcccccaagattggtgatcttttacagaagctcaaaatttagcgcagacttcaatgcgagatgcttataacagtttccacatcgaaactttgtctcgaaacctggcagaaaatccaaagagattctggtcgtatgtgaagtatgttagcggcaagaaacaatcaatgccttctctgcgcgataacaatggagatactatcgaagacagtgcgccaaagcagagttactaaacacagaatttcgaaatgccttcacaacataagatgaagtaaatattccagaattcgaatcgagaacagttgctaacgtgagtaacgtaaaagtaaataccctcggagtagtgaagcaacttaaatcacttaataaaagcaagtcttctggtccagactgtataccagttaggttcctttcggagtatgctgatgcattagctccatacttaacaatcatatacaaccgtttgctcgacgaaagatccgtacccaaagactggaaaggccAACAAATTCAGATTATTCTTTTTTGCCGGAAAGAGACCAGAAGGGTGACCCTGTTACTGGCTGTTCATAACGGTCACAAATTCAGACAGAAAGAAGCGAGAGTGGCGCTTACGCCAAAGTACTCCAAAGTTAGCTGACACAACACTAAAATGCGTAAAATGCTCAAGCAATTGCAGAAATTAATAAATATTACAGACAGTCACAGTTCATTTTTACGAAGATATAGGAAAAAATGTCTACTCTGAACCCTGTATGCAAGCTAAGTACTATTGGCTTGCAATAGAAATACAGTCAAAGTGTTCTTAGACATGTCATGATAAAATCTGACCAGCTCACTGGTCAATTACTAGATCGCTAGAGGGGCCACGTTGAAGAGTCTAACTTCGTCCACTCTGCAACATGCTGTAAAATTTAGATCAAGTGAGTTGGCTATAACTCCTAAATCTGTGCTCaggaagccaccatatggtgtgtgctGAAGGAAGAAAGCCACCATGTGGTGTACATTGTTATCTCTCCACTACACTGATCTAATGGTGAATGGTGCGAAGGAAGAATGGTTGTTGAAAAATCTCCGTACTAGTTCAAATCCCTCGTGCTTTTATGGCCTTTGCGCAAAATATTTGTAGATGGAAGCAATGTATTAGagtgcaaaacgcctctcttgtaccaTCTACACTGTAGTTTTAATTTGGTGAACATATCTTACTCAAGGGCTGCAGGTGACAAATTCATTGCCAGACTTTTATATCTACATTGGGGTGTACTCTGCTAGCCATCATATGGTGTGTGTCACGTACCTCTccttatttttattccatttatgaAAAGTATGCAAGAAGAATGTCGATACCACTCTTCATacaaccaaataaatataattttccacTAGTGGTCATTCTCTGAGATTACATTGTACAAAGTAACGTGTTTCTTGACTCCTATTGTGAAGTAGGTTGTCTCAGATGCATAATACCTTCTTTGTAGAATCTATTGCTGGTGCTCTCGCTATGATTAAACAAAATCATGACAACTGTTTTTGGAATACAGACCAGTTATTTCGCATATTTGAACTAGAATCTATCAGATAACCCAACAGGTGTTGTGGATTTTAGTATATTTGGCGATTAAAATTGTTTTTGAATTCCTGAGAAACATTTATTGATCTCAGTTTTGTATCTGCGCAATGATGACGTACTTATGATTACCAAGACTGAAGCAGTTTTGAAAAAGAGTATTAAGTACTTCATCCATCATTTTATCATATTCCATTTCATTACCACTTTCCTCTACCCCTGTCCTTCTCcatcctctctctccatctctcccccttcccttctgcTCTCCATCCCCTCACCAATCCAAATGTATGGTAACTGATAGTAGTACCGAATGTATCTGCATCGGAAACTGTTTATGATATTAAAATATGTTTATGTGTTAACATGTTCAAAAGCTGAATTAGACATGTGGCATTAGTCTTCATTATTGTCTCATACTTTCCCACCTTATTGGCTTATATATGTTGATTTAGTGCTAAAACGATTTCCTTTGTCAAAAATGCTGATTGTATTTGTAACTGCATTCTAACAAGTCTATGTTTTGTTTGCAGCGTTGGTGAAGAATATGAACAAGATGGGCCAGTTGAACACGAAAAGCTTGTTGAGCCGACTgaaaaagacaagcagcatcaacaggTCAAGTCAATAGAAAAAGAGAAGGTAGCTGAGCAGGATAACCAGAATGAAGAGCAAGAGAATATGGAATTTGAGCAGGAAATGGCATTTGAACATGAAATGGCATTTGAACCTGACATTGCATTTGAGCATGACATTGCATTTGAACACGACATTGCATTTGAACATGATATTGCATTTGAACATGACATTGCAGTTGAACCTGACATTGCAGTTGAACGTGACACTGCAGTTGCGCAGGAAATTGCAGCTGAAAAGCAAACTCAAGTTCAAAAGAAAATCGAAGTTGAAAAGGAAATTGAAGCTAAACAGAAAATTGCAGTTGATCATGAAATTGCAGTTGAACAGGAAGTTGAAGTTGAACAGGAAGTTGAAGTTGAACAGGACTTTATAGTTGAACAGGAGGTTGAAGTTGAACGGGAAgttgaaatggaacaggatgttgtAATTGAACAGGATGTTGAAGTCGGACAAGAAGTTGAAGTTGGACAGGAAGTTGAAGTTGGGCAGGAATTTGGAGTTGGACAGGAATTTGGAGTTGGAGAGGAATTTGGAGTTGGAGAGGAATTGGGAGTTGGAGAGGAATTGGGAGTTGGAGATGATTTGGGAGTTGGAGATGATTTGGGAGTTGGAGAGGAATTGGGAGTTGGAGAGGAATTGGGAGTTGGAGAGGAATTGGGAGTTGGAGATGAATTGGGAGTTGGAGAGGAATTGGGAGTTGGAGAGGAATTTGGAGTTGGAGAAGAATTTGGAGTTGGAGAGGAATTCGGAGTTGGGGAGGAATTTGGAGTTGGAGAGGAATTCGGAGTTGGAGAGGGATTCGGAGTTGGAGAGGAATTCGGAGTTGGAGAGGAATTTGGagaggaatttgaatttggagttgGAAAGGAATTAGGAGAGGAATTTGGGGTTGGAGAGGTATTTGGAATTGGACAGGAGTTTGGAGTTGGACAAGAAGATGGAGTTGAAAAGGAAGTAGGAGTTGAACAGGAAGTAGGAGTTGAACAGCAAGTTGGAGTTGAACGGCAAGTTGGAGTCGAACAGGAAGTTGGAGTCGAGCGGGAAGTCGGAGTCGAGCAGGAAGTTGGAGTCGAGCAGGAAGTTGCAGTCGAACAGGAAGTTGCAGTCGAACGGGAAGTTGCAGCCGAACAGGAAGTTGCAGTCGAACGGGAAGTTACAGTTGAACAACAAAAACAAGTTGAACAGCAAAAACAAGTTGAACAGAACAGCATACCACTACCTTTCGAATGTATGCATGGATCAGATGGGAACTGTGTGAAGTGCAGAGCTCTAGCTGCATTTTTGAAGCATCCAATTGATCCAAAACGTGACAGAATTGTTTTTGTAGTACCTAGGGAGCTTAATCCAGTTGTTGGTAGAGCAACAGTATGTCACAGGGCAATTTTCCGCAATTCAAGGTTGGTAGTTACGAATAAAACTGTGATCTTATTTTGTACTcagctaaaaaatattgtattgcTGCCATCCCAAGCTGCCTAAACTGCACAATTAAGACATCACGGTTTCAGTTACCTTACAAGTTTAGTTTTTATTgtttctctggtggttgttaggctGTTCCTTAATAGTCACATATATGAATTTTGttaaatgttcaaacaaatttacaGTGCTTACCTTATGTAACGTTGATTGGGCACTGATATGCTAAAGAAATATGCAGAATACATGTCCTTGATTCCTGTTTGTTCCTAACATTTCTCTAAAAGTAAGACCATATCTGCTGGAGTTGGGTAATGTTCACTTCCTGTAGATAGTCCAGCCACATGTTTGGGAACCAGTTATATAATGGTTAATTCCCTTGTTCGCTGGATAAAAATGACAAATTCAAATTAAAAGTAAACTAATTAAATATTAACTAGCTACTTGCACTTCAGTGTAGTAGTTACAATGAAATTTGTAAATGTATGATTGCATTAGCAGCAGTTTTGATACTTTTCAACATGTTTTTCCTCACATTTAATACTTCGTCTGAGAAATTTTGGCTCATAACTTCTTTCTTTCCATCAGTGCTTCCTTCTGTTTCATGAGATGTTCATTATTCTTTTCCTGGGTGCCTTTAATTATTTCAATTACATATTTTGCACTTACAGTACAAACAGTTGGCTCTaagttcaaatttctgtgttttatttttttaaattagctATTAGTTTAACATTTCAGCTAAATGCAAATCTGCATAGTGAGACTGGAAGCAGATGAACTTAATTCTTGATTTAATGGGATCTAACCTCTCAGTGAGCTACTGCTTCATTCTTTTAGTTATTGTCATCAACTGCTGGGCTAGTGCTCTTTTAACATTATACTAACGAAAACAATTTTACACTAAATGAGATATGTAGCACAGATGTTATAACATCATGTCCACATCTGGGAGGAATAGTTTCAAATCTTCAGCCTTGGTTTTTCCAAATTCATTAAGCTGAATGCTAGAACCATTCCATTTGTTTATCATTGTACTACCATAGTTGGAGTTTTGTTGCCAGTGGTATGTCACACTGTTATCCTCCTTCCTTTTTAGGAGATTAACTTCAAATACTACACTGTTTTTGAATGTAAGAATCAGACAGATAATCCCAAATAGCTTAAACTAGAAGAATTGCAACCAGATCATTATGTAAAGCCACGTACAGAGTAACACATTACCTTTGTGTTCAATTCTCTTTGTCAGTAATGCTATTGCTAATTACACTATATTTTCTCTTGATGTAAATTTATTGTACTGctctattaatttattttcaaGTTACAAGGGGTAACATATTTTAGAAACAAACCTTGGACACTTATGAAGTACTTTAGTAACTAAATatggtcatttaaaaaaaaaacgtgtttttaCAAAATTTAGCAAATTGTCAGACTTATTCATGTATTTATGTATTCACATGACTGGTTTTTATATACTCAGCCTCATTATACGTTGTTAATGGTTCATTATGTTGGATGGTAAAAAGAATTGGGTGAAGTGATGCAGTACCCTTTTTCCTCACCGTCAGAAAAACTTCATGTATTAAAGCAAGTTACACGACTTCTTGCTGTGTGCTTATAGAGGAATTCTGTACAACTTGGTTATGAAAATGGATATTTGtacagggttggacaaaaatatggaaacaccaaaaccatAACACATTACCCTGCTTAATTCGGC is a window from the Schistocerca americana isolate TAMUIC-IGC-003095 chromosome X, iqSchAmer2.1, whole genome shotgun sequence genome containing:
- the LOC124555962 gene encoding uncharacterized protein LOC124555962; its protein translation is MEEDRPPANSIDMRRVLIQALGGISQEKKKGKQVKKQAKQLNTPVGEQNQRRETNTTQAGPHEEELVGEEYEQDGPVEHEKLVEPTEKDKQHQQVKSIEKEKVAEQDNQNEEQENMEFEQEMAFEHEMAFEPDIAFEHDIAFEHDIAFEHDIAFEHDIAVEPDIAVERDTAVAQEIAAEKQTQVQKKIEVEKEIEAKQKIAVDHEIAVEQEVEVEQEVEVEQDFIVEQEVEVEREVEMEQDVVIEQDVEVGQEVEVGQEVEVGQEFGVGQEFGVGEEFGVGEELGVGEELGVGDDLGVGDDLGVGEELGVGEELGVGEELGVGDELGVGEELGVGEEFGVGEEFGVGEEFGVGEEFGVGEEFGVGEGFGVGEEFGVGEEFGEEFEFGVGKELGEEFGVGEVFGIGQEFGVGQEDGVEKEVGVEQEVGVEQQVGVERQVGVEQEVGVEREVGVEQEVGVEQEVAVEQEVAVEREVAAEQEVAVEREVTVEQQKQVEQQKQVEQNSIPLPFECMHGSDGNCVKCRALAAFLKHPIDPKRDRIVFVVPRELNPVVGRATVCHRAIFRNSSSPGFYLQLPTDIYKVLPASEVKRGDDREPHFYVRLGACYFKAVPEDDTEASEEKSTKEGPRQQQSNKRALPDDFSDNTATNNQSGTGSKRHCRGHDVPRSASAANVQEHTNRLEYARIRSPLYVNVRGRRFRIVDVMGYGPSSVMCRTIEMQERKMYALKCVLISNDVEIALNQQNEIDILKHLKTCPRAVTMFQYKEYQAVRSLFIQLEMGDVDLAQLIESVDDLNMHDILYFWNEMLTTVNEVHKCGVIHGDLKPSNFVFFRGVLKLTDFVSSYKTVLPCDKIRRTKYHGAVNYMSPETAQNNISSFKSDVWSLGCILYHLLYKVTPFEHIKDLDQKISAISDADIPIEYPYRADCPRGLTEVLRQCLIRAEDARPSVEEIINYPWQ